From Domibacillus sp. DTU_2020_1001157_1_SI_ALB_TIR_016, a single genomic window includes:
- a CDS encoding ATP-binding protein yields MFLNITTLPESIQSIIHERKKQFGLEEDTQSNSYIAQSEEIVSDTVISLALGKNILLKGPTGSGKTKLSESLAAFFGQPVHSINCSIDLDAEAMLGFKTIVEADGKTQIDFVEGPVIQAMKKGHLLYIDEINMAKPETLPILNGVLDYRRQITNPFTGEVVTAKPTFSVIAAVNEGYAGTAPMNEALKNRFIVFEIPYISGDILLQVLKQQSVLQDQAMLEKFVSLSGDLTTLVESGRLPEEASSIRALVDACDLALYMPPMRAVESAIAGKLDDEREKAAVLNAAETWFA; encoded by the coding sequence ATTTTTTTGAACATTACAACCTTGCCAGAATCGATTCAGTCGATCATTCATGAAAGAAAAAAACAGTTTGGACTCGAAGAAGATACACAGTCCAATTCTTATATAGCCCAAAGTGAAGAGATCGTATCAGATACGGTTATTTCTTTAGCGCTTGGCAAAAACATTTTGCTGAAAGGGCCAACAGGCTCTGGAAAAACAAAACTGTCAGAATCACTTGCTGCATTTTTTGGCCAGCCGGTTCACAGTATTAACTGTTCCATTGATCTGGACGCCGAGGCGATGCTTGGCTTTAAAACGATTGTCGAGGCAGATGGCAAAACACAAATTGATTTTGTGGAAGGTCCTGTTATTCAAGCGATGAAAAAAGGACATCTTTTATATATTGATGAAATTAATATGGCGAAGCCGGAAACGCTGCCGATCTTAAACGGTGTATTGGACTATCGCCGTCAAATCACGAATCCGTTCACAGGAGAAGTCGTGACTGCAAAGCCGACATTCAGTGTGATCGCTGCGGTGAACGAAGGGTACGCAGGTACAGCCCCGATGAATGAAGCGCTGAAAAACCGTTTTATCGTATTTGAGATTCCGTACATTTCAGGAGATATCCTGCTGCAGGTATTAAAGCAGCAGTCTGTTCTCCAGGATCAGGCGATGCTTGAGAAATTCGTTTCTCTGTCCGGTGACTTAACGACACTTGTTGAAAGCGGCCGTCTGCCGGAAGAAGCTTCTTCGATCCGCGCGCTGGTGGATGCATGCGACCTGGCTCTTTACATGCCGCCAATGCGGGCCGTGGAAAGCGCGATTGCCGGTAAGCTTGACGATGAACGCGAAAAAGCCGCAGTCCTAAACGCGGCGGAAACATGGTTCGCCTAA
- a CDS encoding vWA domain-containing protein encodes MERFIQFNDETVNSAFWMELSDLAAALSQNPDLKVEFGPLAYLQKTPAVLFASHFWHHRSKEEETAGLKTDVYLRALGTIQWTDEAVIRSFMARFRGDFARQLLAAAEDIRLEPMCMGARPGTKRAFHTRRQVLRRYHEVQLSVNQSKGFYMDAVFNALFVLWQADAPFEWPAIHPAVDRAVPFIDRTARELFDARSTKDAARVAGEIAEVLEELELRSMVNKYSHLPDYREPSADEAVVDPGKRQDPLVNDDEADEKENEQFDEQFSTWHRESEETRGTFMQFDLDQGTKTPMMGNTAREGDEGDAALASVQGRSKKSSREQYNRLLAERRDEESKADEAHYGKENIGAKAIYEKPRTASDTEREEYRRMRDETAPVVQTLKRMIQKSIEKKKTSPRTDLLTGRLGRKLTRFFTDENPRLFYKKQEPSREIDAAFYLLIDSSASMYDKMDDVKKSAVLFHETLSSLRVPHEITGFWEDTSPLSKEVKPNYFLTAVPFQASHQKDAGYAIMQLRPEEDNRDGFALRLAIEKMERRSEARKFLIVFSDGEPSAADYDKNGVLDTHEAVMMARKKGMTVFNLFIGEEALDEARRQIMKTIYGHGSIMAPDVSELPHVLTPILKKLLFESI; translated from the coding sequence ATGGAACGGTTCATACAGTTTAATGACGAAACAGTCAACTCCGCTTTTTGGATGGAACTGTCTGACCTTGCTGCGGCTCTGTCTCAAAATCCGGATTTAAAAGTGGAATTTGGCCCGCTTGCTTATTTGCAAAAAACGCCAGCCGTTCTGTTTGCCAGCCATTTCTGGCACCATCGTTCCAAAGAAGAAGAAACAGCGGGATTAAAAACGGACGTTTACCTGCGTGCACTTGGCACGATTCAGTGGACGGACGAAGCGGTCATCCGGTCTTTTATGGCCCGGTTTAGGGGAGATTTCGCCCGGCAGCTGCTTGCCGCTGCCGAAGATATTCGCTTAGAGCCTATGTGTATGGGGGCGCGCCCAGGAACAAAAAGAGCTTTTCATACCCGCCGCCAGGTGCTGCGGCGTTACCATGAAGTACAGCTGTCGGTGAATCAATCCAAAGGCTTTTACATGGATGCCGTTTTTAACGCTCTGTTTGTTCTATGGCAGGCAGATGCCCCTTTTGAATGGCCGGCTATTCATCCAGCTGTAGACCGTGCCGTGCCGTTTATCGATCGCACTGCCAGAGAGCTGTTTGATGCACGGTCGACAAAAGATGCAGCCAGAGTGGCCGGGGAGATCGCTGAGGTATTAGAAGAGCTTGAGCTGCGCAGCATGGTAAATAAGTACAGCCATCTTCCGGATTACCGGGAGCCGTCGGCGGATGAAGCCGTGGTGGATCCAGGAAAGCGGCAGGATCCGCTTGTAAATGATGATGAGGCAGATGAAAAAGAAAACGAGCAGTTTGACGAACAGTTCTCTACCTGGCACCGCGAATCAGAGGAAACACGCGGTACCTTTATGCAGTTTGATCTTGACCAGGGAACGAAAACACCGATGATGGGCAACACAGCCCGTGAAGGAGACGAAGGGGATGCAGCCCTTGCTTCCGTGCAGGGACGCTCTAAGAAGTCCTCGCGTGAGCAATATAACCGGCTGCTTGCCGAGCGGCGTGACGAAGAAAGCAAGGCAGATGAAGCGCATTACGGAAAAGAAAACATTGGCGCCAAAGCGATTTACGAAAAGCCGCGTACAGCAAGTGATACAGAACGGGAAGAGTACCGCCGGATGAGAGATGAAACGGCACCTGTTGTCCAGACGCTGAAACGGATGATTCAAAAATCGATTGAAAAGAAAAAAACCAGTCCGCGTACGGATTTGTTAACAGGACGCCTGGGACGCAAGCTGACGCGCTTCTTTACCGATGAGAATCCACGTCTGTTTTACAAAAAGCAGGAACCGTCCCGTGAAATTGATGCTGCTTTTTATTTATTGATTGATAGTTCTGCGTCTATGTACGATAAAATGGACGATGTGAAAAAAAGCGCCGTGCTGTTTCATGAAACATTGTCTTCTCTTCGAGTGCCGCATGAGATTACCGGCTTTTGGGAGGATACATCTCCTCTTTCAAAAGAAGTGAAGCCGAATTATTTCTTAACGGCTGTGCCTTTTCAAGCATCCCACCAAAAGGATGCAGGCTATGCCATTATGCAGCTTCGGCCTGAAGAAGACAACCGGGATGGCTTTGCCCTCCGACTGGCCATTGAAAAAATGGAACGCCGGAGTGAAGCGCGAAAATTCCTTATTGTTTTCTCAGACGGAGAGCCGTCCGCTGCTGATTACGATAAAAACGGTGTACTTGATACCCATGAAGCCGTAATGATGGCACGCAAAAAAGGGATGACCGTGTTTAATCTGTTTATTGGAGAAGAGGCGCTTGATGAAGCACGCCGGCAGATAATGAAGACCATTTACGGGCACGGCTCTATCATGGCCCCTGATGTATCAGAGCTTCCTCACGTGTTAACGCCGATTTTAAAAAAGCTGCTGTTTGAAAGTATTTAA